The following coding sequences lie in one Phragmites australis chromosome 8, lpPhrAust1.1, whole genome shotgun sequence genomic window:
- the LOC133926227 gene encoding coatomer subunit beta'-1-like isoform X3, with translation MPLRLEIKRKFAQRSERVKSVDLHPSEPWILSSLYSGSVCIWDYQSQAMVKSFEVSELPVRSAKFVSRKQWVVAGSDDMFIRAYNYNTMDKVKVFEAHTDYIRCVAVHPTLPYVLSSSDDMLIKLWDWDKGWMCTQIFEGHSHYVMQVTFNPKDTNNFASASLDRTTKIWSLGSPDPNFTLDGHQKGVNCVDYFTGGDRPYLITGSDDSTAKVWDYQTKSCVQTLEGHTHNISAVCFHPELPIIITGSEDGTVRIWHSTTYRLENTLNYGLERVWSVGYMKGSRRMVIGYDEGTIMIKMGREVPVASMDTSGKIIWAKHNEIQTVNIKSVSAGFEVTDGEILPLAVKELGSCDLYPQSLKHNPNGRFVVVCGDGEYIIYTALAWRNRSFGSALEFVWSSEGEYAIRESTSRIKVFNKSFQEKKTVRPTFLAERIFGGVLLAMCSSDFICFYDWVDCRLIRRIDVNVKNLYWADSGDLVAIASDTSFYILKYNRDVVASYLEGGKPVDEEGVEDAFELLHEVNERVRTGIWVGDCFIYNNSSWRLNYCVGGEVTTMYHLDRPMYLLGYLANQSRVYLIDKGFNAIGYTLLLSLIEYKTLVMRGDLERANEILPSIPKAQYNSVAHFLESRGMLEEALEIATDANYKFDLAVQLGKLEVAKAIAIEAQSESKWKQLGELAMSTGKLEMAEECLLQAKDLSGLLLLYSSLGDTEGIEKLASLAKGHGKNNVAFLCLFMLGKLEDCIQLLIGSNRIPEAALMARSYLPSKVSEIVPIWRNDLAKVNPKAAESLADPSEYPNLFEDWQVALTVEKNIASQRGHYPPADEYLNHAEKSDMTLVEAFKRMQVIENEEPVDAADEDGEPDQEALEENTDEAVPVDADEPEETVFVNGNEVLTQHE, from the exons ATG CCTCTCAGGTTGGAGATCAAG AGGAAGTTCGCGCAAAGGTCGGAGAGGGTCAAGTCGGTGGATCTTCACCCCTCGGAGCCATG GATCCTGTCGAGCCTCTACTCTGGGAGTGTCTGCATCTGGGATTATCAGTCACAG GCTATGGTGAAATCGTTTGAAGTCTcagaattgccag TGCGGTcagcaaaatttgtttcaaGGAAACAATGGGTTGTAGCTGGTTCAGACGATATGTTCATCCGTGCCTACAACTACAATACAATGGACAAAGTTAAAGTTTTCGAGGCTCATACTGATTACATAAGATGCGTTGCAGTCCATCCGACTCTGCcatatgtgttgtcatcatCTGACGACATGTTAATAAAACTGTGGGACTGGGATAAAGGGTGGATGTGCACCCAAATCTTTGAGGGACATTCACACTATGTGATGCAGGTTACTTTCAATCCAAAGGATACTAACAACTTTGCAAGTGCATCTCTTGACCGTACTACGAAG ATATGGAGTTTGGGTTCTCCAGATCCAAATTTTACACTTGATGGACACCAGAAAGGTGTTAACTGTGTTGATTACTTCACTGGTGGTGACAGGCCTTATTTGATTACTGGTTCTGATGACTCCACTGCAAAG GTCTGGGATTACCAAACAAAGAGCTGTGTTCAGACACTTGAAGGCCATACACATAATATTTCTGCTGTTTGTTTCCATCCTGAGCTTCCTATAATCATTACTGGATCAGAAGATGGTACAGTTCGTATATGGCATTCGACAACTTACAG ACTTGAGAACACACTAAACTATGGCCTTGAAAGAGTATGGTCTGTTGGATACATGAAGGGATCAAGAAG GATGGTGATTGGTTATGATGAGGGaacaattatgataaaaatggGTCGTGAAGTACCAGTAGCAAGTATGGATACCAGTGGAAAAATAATTTGGGCAAAGCATAACGAGATACAAACTGTGAATATCAAGAGTGTCAGTGCAGGCTTTGAG GTCACAGACGGGGAAATATTGCCCCTTGCCGTAAAGGAGTTAGGAAGCTGTGATCTGTACCCACAG AGCTTGAAGCATAATCCCAATGGCCGATTTGTTGTTGTATGTGGAGATGGTGAATACATAATTTATACAGCCTTGGCTTGGAGGAATAGATCATTTGGATCTGCACTGGAGTTTGTTTGGTCATCAGAAGGAGAATATGCAATTCGGGAAAGTACATCAAGAATAAAGGTTTTCAATAAATCATTCCAG GAGAAGAAAACTGTCCGTCCTACATTTTTGGCGGAGCGTATTTTTGGTGGGGTATTGTTGGCGATGTGTTCTAGTGACTTTATTTGCTTTTATGACTGGGTTGATTGCAGACTAATACGCCGAATTGATGTGAATGTCAAG AACCTCTACTGGGCTGATAGTGGTGACCTAGTTGCAATAGCAAGTGATACGTCATTCTACATCCTCAAGTACAAC AGAGACGTTGTTGCTTCTTATCTAGAAGGTGGAAAGCCTGTGGATGAGGAAGGTGTTGAAGATGCTTTTGAGCTGCTTCATGAGGTCAATGAGCGAGTGCGAACTGGAATTTGGGTTGGAGACTGCTTTATTTATAACAACTCATCATGGCGTCTAAATTATTGTGTTGGTGGCGAG GTCACCACGATGTATCACTTGGATCGCCCTATGTACTTGTTGGGATATCTTGCGAATCAAAGTCGAGTTTATCTTATTGACAAGGGGTTTAA TGCCATCGGGTACACATTACTTCTCAGTTTGATTGAGTACAAGACCCTTGTGATGCGTGGGGATTTGGAACGTGCGAATGAAATTTTACCATCCATACCAAAGGCACAATATAATAG TGTCGCTCATTTCTTGGAGTCTAGAGGTATGTTGGAGGAGGCTCTCGAGATTGCTACTGATGCCAATTACAAGTTTGACCTAGCTGTGCAGCTTGGAAAATTAGAAGTTGCAAAG GCTATTGCCATAGAAGCACAAAGTGAATCTAAATGGAAGCAGCTTGGTGAACTAGCCATGTCCACAGGCAAG CTAGAGATGGCGGAAGAATGCCTTCTTCAGGCAAAGGATTTAAGTGGCTTGTTGCTACTGTACTCATCTCTGGGAGATACTGAAGGAATCGAAAAGCTTGCTTCTCTAGCGAAAGGTCATGGAAAAAATAATGTTGCATTCCTCTGCCTTTTTATGCTTGGTAAATTGGAAGATTGCATACAGTTGCTCATAGGCAG CAATCGTATACCTGAGGCTGCATTAATGGCACGTTCTTATCTTCCCAGCAAAGTCTCAGAAATAGTACCAATTTGGAGAAATGATCTAGCTAAA GTTAATCCAAAAGCTGCAGAGTCTCTGGCAGATCCTTCCgagtacccaaatttgtttgagGACTGGCAGGTTGCACTTACTGTAGAAAAGAATATTGCTTCTCAGAG GGGCCACTATCCTCCTGCTGATGAGTACTTGAACCATGCTGAGAAGTCAGACATGACTCTTGTGGAAGCTTTCAAGCGGATGCAGGTCATTGAAAATGAGGAACCAGTAGATGCAGCGGATGAAGATGGAGAACCTGATCAAGAG GCATTGGAAGAGAACACAGATGAAGCTGTCCCAGTTGATGCTGATGAACCTGAAGAGACCGTTTTTGTAAATGGGAATGAGG TGCTAACCCAACATGAGTAG
- the LOC133926227 gene encoding coatomer subunit beta'-1-like isoform X4, protein MPLRLEIKRKFAQRSERVKSVDLHPSEPWILSSLYSGSVCIWDYQSQAMVKSFEVSELPVRSAKFVSRKQWVVAGSDDMFIRAYNYNTMDKVKVFEAHTDYIRCVAVHPTLPYVLSSSDDMLIKLWDWDKGWMCTQIFEGHSHYVMQVTFNPKDTNNFASASLDRTTKIWSLGSPDPNFTLDGHQKGVNCVDYFTGGDRPYLITGSDDSTAKVWDYQTKSCVQTLEGHTHNISAVCFHPELPIIITGSEDGTVRIWHSTTYRLENTLNYGLERVWSVGYMKGSRRMVIGYDEGTIMIKMGREVPVASMDTSGKIIWAKHNEIQTVNIKSVSAGFEVTDGEILPLAVKELGSCDLYPQSLKHNPNGRFVVVCGDGEYIIYTALAWRNRSFGSALEFVWSSEGEYAIRESTSRIKVFNKSFQEKKTVRPTFLAERIFGGVLLAMCSSDFICFYDWVDCRLIRRIDVNVKNLYWADSGDLVAIASDTSFYILKYNRDVVASYLEGGKPVDEEGVEDAFELLHEVNERVRTGIWVGDCFIYNNSSWRLNYCVGGEVTTMYHLDRPMYLLGYLANQSRVYLIDKGFNAIGYTLLLSLIEYKTLVMRGDLERANEILPSIPKAQYNSVAHFLESRGMLEEALEIATDANYKFDLAVQLGKLEVAKAIAIEAQSESKWKQLGELAMSTGKLEMAEECLLQAKDLSGLLLLYSSLGDTEGIEKLASLAKGHGKNNVAFLCLFMLGKLEDCIQLLIGSNRIPEAALMARSYLPSKVSEIVPIWRNDLAKVNPKAAESLADPSEYPNLFEDWQVALTVEKNIASQRGHYPPADEYLNHAEKSDMTLVEAFKRMQVIENEEPVDAADEDGEPDQEC, encoded by the exons ATG CCTCTCAGGTTGGAGATCAAG AGGAAGTTCGCGCAAAGGTCGGAGAGGGTCAAGTCGGTGGATCTTCACCCCTCGGAGCCATG GATCCTGTCGAGCCTCTACTCTGGGAGTGTCTGCATCTGGGATTATCAGTCACAG GCTATGGTGAAATCGTTTGAAGTCTcagaattgccag TGCGGTcagcaaaatttgtttcaaGGAAACAATGGGTTGTAGCTGGTTCAGACGATATGTTCATCCGTGCCTACAACTACAATACAATGGACAAAGTTAAAGTTTTCGAGGCTCATACTGATTACATAAGATGCGTTGCAGTCCATCCGACTCTGCcatatgtgttgtcatcatCTGACGACATGTTAATAAAACTGTGGGACTGGGATAAAGGGTGGATGTGCACCCAAATCTTTGAGGGACATTCACACTATGTGATGCAGGTTACTTTCAATCCAAAGGATACTAACAACTTTGCAAGTGCATCTCTTGACCGTACTACGAAG ATATGGAGTTTGGGTTCTCCAGATCCAAATTTTACACTTGATGGACACCAGAAAGGTGTTAACTGTGTTGATTACTTCACTGGTGGTGACAGGCCTTATTTGATTACTGGTTCTGATGACTCCACTGCAAAG GTCTGGGATTACCAAACAAAGAGCTGTGTTCAGACACTTGAAGGCCATACACATAATATTTCTGCTGTTTGTTTCCATCCTGAGCTTCCTATAATCATTACTGGATCAGAAGATGGTACAGTTCGTATATGGCATTCGACAACTTACAG ACTTGAGAACACACTAAACTATGGCCTTGAAAGAGTATGGTCTGTTGGATACATGAAGGGATCAAGAAG GATGGTGATTGGTTATGATGAGGGaacaattatgataaaaatggGTCGTGAAGTACCAGTAGCAAGTATGGATACCAGTGGAAAAATAATTTGGGCAAAGCATAACGAGATACAAACTGTGAATATCAAGAGTGTCAGTGCAGGCTTTGAG GTCACAGACGGGGAAATATTGCCCCTTGCCGTAAAGGAGTTAGGAAGCTGTGATCTGTACCCACAG AGCTTGAAGCATAATCCCAATGGCCGATTTGTTGTTGTATGTGGAGATGGTGAATACATAATTTATACAGCCTTGGCTTGGAGGAATAGATCATTTGGATCTGCACTGGAGTTTGTTTGGTCATCAGAAGGAGAATATGCAATTCGGGAAAGTACATCAAGAATAAAGGTTTTCAATAAATCATTCCAG GAGAAGAAAACTGTCCGTCCTACATTTTTGGCGGAGCGTATTTTTGGTGGGGTATTGTTGGCGATGTGTTCTAGTGACTTTATTTGCTTTTATGACTGGGTTGATTGCAGACTAATACGCCGAATTGATGTGAATGTCAAG AACCTCTACTGGGCTGATAGTGGTGACCTAGTTGCAATAGCAAGTGATACGTCATTCTACATCCTCAAGTACAAC AGAGACGTTGTTGCTTCTTATCTAGAAGGTGGAAAGCCTGTGGATGAGGAAGGTGTTGAAGATGCTTTTGAGCTGCTTCATGAGGTCAATGAGCGAGTGCGAACTGGAATTTGGGTTGGAGACTGCTTTATTTATAACAACTCATCATGGCGTCTAAATTATTGTGTTGGTGGCGAG GTCACCACGATGTATCACTTGGATCGCCCTATGTACTTGTTGGGATATCTTGCGAATCAAAGTCGAGTTTATCTTATTGACAAGGGGTTTAA TGCCATCGGGTACACATTACTTCTCAGTTTGATTGAGTACAAGACCCTTGTGATGCGTGGGGATTTGGAACGTGCGAATGAAATTTTACCATCCATACCAAAGGCACAATATAATAG TGTCGCTCATTTCTTGGAGTCTAGAGGTATGTTGGAGGAGGCTCTCGAGATTGCTACTGATGCCAATTACAAGTTTGACCTAGCTGTGCAGCTTGGAAAATTAGAAGTTGCAAAG GCTATTGCCATAGAAGCACAAAGTGAATCTAAATGGAAGCAGCTTGGTGAACTAGCCATGTCCACAGGCAAG CTAGAGATGGCGGAAGAATGCCTTCTTCAGGCAAAGGATTTAAGTGGCTTGTTGCTACTGTACTCATCTCTGGGAGATACTGAAGGAATCGAAAAGCTTGCTTCTCTAGCGAAAGGTCATGGAAAAAATAATGTTGCATTCCTCTGCCTTTTTATGCTTGGTAAATTGGAAGATTGCATACAGTTGCTCATAGGCAG CAATCGTATACCTGAGGCTGCATTAATGGCACGTTCTTATCTTCCCAGCAAAGTCTCAGAAATAGTACCAATTTGGAGAAATGATCTAGCTAAA GTTAATCCAAAAGCTGCAGAGTCTCTGGCAGATCCTTCCgagtacccaaatttgtttgagGACTGGCAGGTTGCACTTACTGTAGAAAAGAATATTGCTTCTCAGAG GGGCCACTATCCTCCTGCTGATGAGTACTTGAACCATGCTGAGAAGTCAGACATGACTCTTGTGGAAGCTTTCAAGCGGATGCAGGTCATTGAAAATGAGGAACCAGTAGATGCAGCGGATGAAGATGGAGAACCTGATCAAGAG TGCTAA
- the LOC133926227 gene encoding coatomer subunit beta'-1-like isoform X2 gives MPLRLEIKRKFAQRSERVKSVDLHPSEPWILSSLYSGSVCIWDYQSQAMVKSFEVSELPVRSAKFVSRKQWVVAGSDDMFIRAYNYNTMDKVKVFEAHTDYIRCVAVHPTLPYVLSSSDDMLIKLWDWDKGWMCTQIFEGHSHYVMQVTFNPKDTNNFASASLDRTTKIWSLGSPDPNFTLDGHQKGVNCVDYFTGGDRPYLITGSDDSTAKVWDYQTKSCVQTLEGHTHNISAVCFHPELPIIITGSEDGTVRIWHSTTYRLENTLNYGLERVWSVGYMKGSRRMVIGYDEGTIMIKMGREVPVASMDTSGKIIWAKHNEIQTVNIKSVSAGFEVTDGEILPLAVKELGSCDLYPQSLKHNPNGRFVVVCGDGEYIIYTALAWRNRSFGSALEFVWSSEGEYAIRESTSRIKVFNKSFQEKKTVRPTFLAERIFGGVLLAMCSSDFICFYDWVDCRLIRRIDVNVKNLYWADSGDLVAIASDTSFYILKYNRDVVASYLEGGKPVDEEGVEDAFELLHEVNERVRTGIWVGDCFIYNNSSWRLNYCVGGEVTTMYHLDRPMYLLGYLANQSRVYLIDKGFNAIGYTLLLSLIEYKTLVMRGDLERANEILPSIPKAQYNSVAHFLESRGMLEEALEIATDANYKFDLAVQLGKLEVAKAIAIEAQSESKWKQLGELAMSTGKLEMAEECLLQAKDLSGLLLLYSSLGDTEGIEKLASLAKGHGKNNVAFLCLFMLGKLEDCIQLLIGSNRIPEAALMARSYLPSKVSEIVPIWRNDLAKVNPKAAESLADPSEYPNLFEDWQVALTVEKNIASQRGHYPPADEYLNHAEKSDMTLVEAFKRMQVIENEEPVDAADEDGEPDQEALEENTDEAVPVDADEPEETVFVNGNEGEKQWVLTQHE, from the exons ATG CCTCTCAGGTTGGAGATCAAG AGGAAGTTCGCGCAAAGGTCGGAGAGGGTCAAGTCGGTGGATCTTCACCCCTCGGAGCCATG GATCCTGTCGAGCCTCTACTCTGGGAGTGTCTGCATCTGGGATTATCAGTCACAG GCTATGGTGAAATCGTTTGAAGTCTcagaattgccag TGCGGTcagcaaaatttgtttcaaGGAAACAATGGGTTGTAGCTGGTTCAGACGATATGTTCATCCGTGCCTACAACTACAATACAATGGACAAAGTTAAAGTTTTCGAGGCTCATACTGATTACATAAGATGCGTTGCAGTCCATCCGACTCTGCcatatgtgttgtcatcatCTGACGACATGTTAATAAAACTGTGGGACTGGGATAAAGGGTGGATGTGCACCCAAATCTTTGAGGGACATTCACACTATGTGATGCAGGTTACTTTCAATCCAAAGGATACTAACAACTTTGCAAGTGCATCTCTTGACCGTACTACGAAG ATATGGAGTTTGGGTTCTCCAGATCCAAATTTTACACTTGATGGACACCAGAAAGGTGTTAACTGTGTTGATTACTTCACTGGTGGTGACAGGCCTTATTTGATTACTGGTTCTGATGACTCCACTGCAAAG GTCTGGGATTACCAAACAAAGAGCTGTGTTCAGACACTTGAAGGCCATACACATAATATTTCTGCTGTTTGTTTCCATCCTGAGCTTCCTATAATCATTACTGGATCAGAAGATGGTACAGTTCGTATATGGCATTCGACAACTTACAG ACTTGAGAACACACTAAACTATGGCCTTGAAAGAGTATGGTCTGTTGGATACATGAAGGGATCAAGAAG GATGGTGATTGGTTATGATGAGGGaacaattatgataaaaatggGTCGTGAAGTACCAGTAGCAAGTATGGATACCAGTGGAAAAATAATTTGGGCAAAGCATAACGAGATACAAACTGTGAATATCAAGAGTGTCAGTGCAGGCTTTGAG GTCACAGACGGGGAAATATTGCCCCTTGCCGTAAAGGAGTTAGGAAGCTGTGATCTGTACCCACAG AGCTTGAAGCATAATCCCAATGGCCGATTTGTTGTTGTATGTGGAGATGGTGAATACATAATTTATACAGCCTTGGCTTGGAGGAATAGATCATTTGGATCTGCACTGGAGTTTGTTTGGTCATCAGAAGGAGAATATGCAATTCGGGAAAGTACATCAAGAATAAAGGTTTTCAATAAATCATTCCAG GAGAAGAAAACTGTCCGTCCTACATTTTTGGCGGAGCGTATTTTTGGTGGGGTATTGTTGGCGATGTGTTCTAGTGACTTTATTTGCTTTTATGACTGGGTTGATTGCAGACTAATACGCCGAATTGATGTGAATGTCAAG AACCTCTACTGGGCTGATAGTGGTGACCTAGTTGCAATAGCAAGTGATACGTCATTCTACATCCTCAAGTACAAC AGAGACGTTGTTGCTTCTTATCTAGAAGGTGGAAAGCCTGTGGATGAGGAAGGTGTTGAAGATGCTTTTGAGCTGCTTCATGAGGTCAATGAGCGAGTGCGAACTGGAATTTGGGTTGGAGACTGCTTTATTTATAACAACTCATCATGGCGTCTAAATTATTGTGTTGGTGGCGAG GTCACCACGATGTATCACTTGGATCGCCCTATGTACTTGTTGGGATATCTTGCGAATCAAAGTCGAGTTTATCTTATTGACAAGGGGTTTAA TGCCATCGGGTACACATTACTTCTCAGTTTGATTGAGTACAAGACCCTTGTGATGCGTGGGGATTTGGAACGTGCGAATGAAATTTTACCATCCATACCAAAGGCACAATATAATAG TGTCGCTCATTTCTTGGAGTCTAGAGGTATGTTGGAGGAGGCTCTCGAGATTGCTACTGATGCCAATTACAAGTTTGACCTAGCTGTGCAGCTTGGAAAATTAGAAGTTGCAAAG GCTATTGCCATAGAAGCACAAAGTGAATCTAAATGGAAGCAGCTTGGTGAACTAGCCATGTCCACAGGCAAG CTAGAGATGGCGGAAGAATGCCTTCTTCAGGCAAAGGATTTAAGTGGCTTGTTGCTACTGTACTCATCTCTGGGAGATACTGAAGGAATCGAAAAGCTTGCTTCTCTAGCGAAAGGTCATGGAAAAAATAATGTTGCATTCCTCTGCCTTTTTATGCTTGGTAAATTGGAAGATTGCATACAGTTGCTCATAGGCAG CAATCGTATACCTGAGGCTGCATTAATGGCACGTTCTTATCTTCCCAGCAAAGTCTCAGAAATAGTACCAATTTGGAGAAATGATCTAGCTAAA GTTAATCCAAAAGCTGCAGAGTCTCTGGCAGATCCTTCCgagtacccaaatttgtttgagGACTGGCAGGTTGCACTTACTGTAGAAAAGAATATTGCTTCTCAGAG GGGCCACTATCCTCCTGCTGATGAGTACTTGAACCATGCTGAGAAGTCAGACATGACTCTTGTGGAAGCTTTCAAGCGGATGCAGGTCATTGAAAATGAGGAACCAGTAGATGCAGCGGATGAAGATGGAGAACCTGATCAAGAG GCATTGGAAGAGAACACAGATGAAGCTGTCCCAGTTGATGCTGATGAACCTGAAGAGACCGTTTTTGTAAATGGGAATGAGGGTGAGAAACAGTGGG TGCTAACCCAACATGAGTAG
- the LOC133926227 gene encoding coatomer subunit beta'-1-like isoform X1: protein MPLRLEIKRKFAQRSERVKSVDLHPSEPWILSSLYSGSVCIWDYQSQAMVKSFEVSELPVRSAKFVSRKQWVVAGSDDMFIRAYNYNTMDKVKVFEAHTDYIRCVAVHPTLPYVLSSSDDMLIKLWDWDKGWMCTQIFEGHSHYVMQVTFNPKDTNNFASASLDRTTKIWSLGSPDPNFTLDGHQKGVNCVDYFTGGDRPYLITGSDDSTAKVWDYQTKSCVQTLEGHTHNISAVCFHPELPIIITGSEDGTVRIWHSTTYRLENTLNYGLERVWSVGYMKGSRRMVIGYDEGTIMIKMGREVPVASMDTSGKIIWAKHNEIQTVNIKSVSAGFEVTDGEILPLAVKELGSCDLYPQSLKHNPNGRFVVVCGDGEYIIYTALAWRNRSFGSALEFVWSSEGEYAIRESTSRIKVFNKSFQEKKTVRPTFLAERIFGGVLLAMCSSDFICFYDWVDCRLIRRIDVNVKNLYWADSGDLVAIASDTSFYILKYNRDVVASYLEGGKPVDEEGVEDAFELLHEVNERVRTGIWVGDCFIYNNSSWRLNYCVGGEVTTMYHLDRPMYLLGYLANQSRVYLIDKGFNAIGYTLLLSLIEYKTLVMRGDLERANEILPSIPKAQYNSVAHFLESRGMLEEALEIATDANYKFDLAVQLGKLEVAKAIAIEAQSESKWKQLGELAMSTGKLEMAEECLLQAKDLSGLLLLYSSLGDTEGIEKLASLAKGHGKNNVAFLCLFMLGKLEDCIQLLIGSNRIPEAALMARSYLPSKVSEIVPIWRNDLAKVNPKAAESLADPSEYPNLFEDWQVALTVEKNIASQRGHYPPADEYLNHAEKSDMTLVEAFKRMQVIENEEPVDAADEDGEPDQEALEENTDEAVPVDADEPEETVFVNGNEGEKQWGTNNEGTSSA, encoded by the exons ATG CCTCTCAGGTTGGAGATCAAG AGGAAGTTCGCGCAAAGGTCGGAGAGGGTCAAGTCGGTGGATCTTCACCCCTCGGAGCCATG GATCCTGTCGAGCCTCTACTCTGGGAGTGTCTGCATCTGGGATTATCAGTCACAG GCTATGGTGAAATCGTTTGAAGTCTcagaattgccag TGCGGTcagcaaaatttgtttcaaGGAAACAATGGGTTGTAGCTGGTTCAGACGATATGTTCATCCGTGCCTACAACTACAATACAATGGACAAAGTTAAAGTTTTCGAGGCTCATACTGATTACATAAGATGCGTTGCAGTCCATCCGACTCTGCcatatgtgttgtcatcatCTGACGACATGTTAATAAAACTGTGGGACTGGGATAAAGGGTGGATGTGCACCCAAATCTTTGAGGGACATTCACACTATGTGATGCAGGTTACTTTCAATCCAAAGGATACTAACAACTTTGCAAGTGCATCTCTTGACCGTACTACGAAG ATATGGAGTTTGGGTTCTCCAGATCCAAATTTTACACTTGATGGACACCAGAAAGGTGTTAACTGTGTTGATTACTTCACTGGTGGTGACAGGCCTTATTTGATTACTGGTTCTGATGACTCCACTGCAAAG GTCTGGGATTACCAAACAAAGAGCTGTGTTCAGACACTTGAAGGCCATACACATAATATTTCTGCTGTTTGTTTCCATCCTGAGCTTCCTATAATCATTACTGGATCAGAAGATGGTACAGTTCGTATATGGCATTCGACAACTTACAG ACTTGAGAACACACTAAACTATGGCCTTGAAAGAGTATGGTCTGTTGGATACATGAAGGGATCAAGAAG GATGGTGATTGGTTATGATGAGGGaacaattatgataaaaatggGTCGTGAAGTACCAGTAGCAAGTATGGATACCAGTGGAAAAATAATTTGGGCAAAGCATAACGAGATACAAACTGTGAATATCAAGAGTGTCAGTGCAGGCTTTGAG GTCACAGACGGGGAAATATTGCCCCTTGCCGTAAAGGAGTTAGGAAGCTGTGATCTGTACCCACAG AGCTTGAAGCATAATCCCAATGGCCGATTTGTTGTTGTATGTGGAGATGGTGAATACATAATTTATACAGCCTTGGCTTGGAGGAATAGATCATTTGGATCTGCACTGGAGTTTGTTTGGTCATCAGAAGGAGAATATGCAATTCGGGAAAGTACATCAAGAATAAAGGTTTTCAATAAATCATTCCAG GAGAAGAAAACTGTCCGTCCTACATTTTTGGCGGAGCGTATTTTTGGTGGGGTATTGTTGGCGATGTGTTCTAGTGACTTTATTTGCTTTTATGACTGGGTTGATTGCAGACTAATACGCCGAATTGATGTGAATGTCAAG AACCTCTACTGGGCTGATAGTGGTGACCTAGTTGCAATAGCAAGTGATACGTCATTCTACATCCTCAAGTACAAC AGAGACGTTGTTGCTTCTTATCTAGAAGGTGGAAAGCCTGTGGATGAGGAAGGTGTTGAAGATGCTTTTGAGCTGCTTCATGAGGTCAATGAGCGAGTGCGAACTGGAATTTGGGTTGGAGACTGCTTTATTTATAACAACTCATCATGGCGTCTAAATTATTGTGTTGGTGGCGAG GTCACCACGATGTATCACTTGGATCGCCCTATGTACTTGTTGGGATATCTTGCGAATCAAAGTCGAGTTTATCTTATTGACAAGGGGTTTAA TGCCATCGGGTACACATTACTTCTCAGTTTGATTGAGTACAAGACCCTTGTGATGCGTGGGGATTTGGAACGTGCGAATGAAATTTTACCATCCATACCAAAGGCACAATATAATAG TGTCGCTCATTTCTTGGAGTCTAGAGGTATGTTGGAGGAGGCTCTCGAGATTGCTACTGATGCCAATTACAAGTTTGACCTAGCTGTGCAGCTTGGAAAATTAGAAGTTGCAAAG GCTATTGCCATAGAAGCACAAAGTGAATCTAAATGGAAGCAGCTTGGTGAACTAGCCATGTCCACAGGCAAG CTAGAGATGGCGGAAGAATGCCTTCTTCAGGCAAAGGATTTAAGTGGCTTGTTGCTACTGTACTCATCTCTGGGAGATACTGAAGGAATCGAAAAGCTTGCTTCTCTAGCGAAAGGTCATGGAAAAAATAATGTTGCATTCCTCTGCCTTTTTATGCTTGGTAAATTGGAAGATTGCATACAGTTGCTCATAGGCAG CAATCGTATACCTGAGGCTGCATTAATGGCACGTTCTTATCTTCCCAGCAAAGTCTCAGAAATAGTACCAATTTGGAGAAATGATCTAGCTAAA GTTAATCCAAAAGCTGCAGAGTCTCTGGCAGATCCTTCCgagtacccaaatttgtttgagGACTGGCAGGTTGCACTTACTGTAGAAAAGAATATTGCTTCTCAGAG GGGCCACTATCCTCCTGCTGATGAGTACTTGAACCATGCTGAGAAGTCAGACATGACTCTTGTGGAAGCTTTCAAGCGGATGCAGGTCATTGAAAATGAGGAACCAGTAGATGCAGCGGATGAAGATGGAGAACCTGATCAAGAG GCATTGGAAGAGAACACAGATGAAGCTGTCCCAGTTGATGCTGATGAACCTGAAGAGACCGTTTTTGTAAATGGGAATGAGGGTGAGAAACAGTGGGGTACGAACAATGAAGGAACTTCATCAGCCTAA